In the Agromyces flavus genome, GCGGCGAGCGCTTCGGCGGCCGCTCGTCCGATTCCCGACGACCCGCCGGTCACGATCGCGACCTGCCCGTGGCACGAGAACAGCCGGGCGGGGTCGAGCGGCGACCGCGGGTCGTCGTCGGGTCCGGTCATGCGTTCCTGCCTCCTGCCTGCACACAGCGTACGGATGGCGCACGCCGACGCGTCATCGCGATCCGTGATGGGACGCATCATGCGGTCGCGTGCACGAGACGATGGAACCTCGGACGTTCGCAGGGAAGGGGCCGCCGATGGGTTCGCACGAGGACCGGACGTACGTGGTCACGGGCGCGGCATCCGGGATCGGCGCGGCGACCGCCGCCGCACTCGCCGACGCGGGCGCGCGCGTGATCGCCGCCGACCTTGCCTGGGATGGCGCGCCGTCGCCCGGCGACGTCGAGCGGGTCCGTCTCGACGTGAGTCAGCCGGGCGAATGGGTCGTCCTGGCCGAGCAGCTCAGGCCGGCGGGCGGCGAGCCGTCCATCGACGGACTCGTCAACGCCGCCGGGATCACCCGACGTGCCCGGTTGCACGACGCCACGGCCGACGACTTCGCCGCGGCGTTCGCCGTGAACGCGACCGGTCCGGCACTCGGCATCCAGGCACTCGCGCCCCTCATGCGCGACGGCGCCTCCATCGTGAACGTCGGCTCGGCCGCCGGCACGATGGCGCACTACGGCATCGCCTACGGCGCGAGCAAATGGGCGCTGCGCGGCATCACCAAGACCGCTGCGATGGAACTCGGGCCGCGCGGCATCCGGGTCAACCTCGTCAGCCCCGGCTTCATCGAGACGCCGATGACCGCGAGCGCACCGGTCGCGTTCCGCGACGCGAACCTCGTGGCGACGCCGCTCGCCCGCACCGGCACGCCCGCCCAGGTCGCGGCGGTGATCGTGCACCTGCTCTCACCGGATGCCGCGTTCGTGACCGCGACGGAGATCGCCGTCGACGGCGGGCTGACCGGACACGGCGGCGGGCTGCCGATCGCGCGCGCGCTCACGGGCGACTGACCAAAGTCACTTCACAGGGCTGCATCCCGTGCTAGCAAGCCTGCATGGGGGATTCGACGAGCGACACGACCACGGCGGCAACGAAGCGGTACGCGCAGGGCGCACTCATCGCGACCTCGGTCTCGGCGTTGGTGGTGAACGCGAACACGTCGGCGGTGTCGATCCTGATCCCGGCGATCTCCGAGGACACGGGCACGCCGACCGACACCCTCCAGTGGGCGGTCACGGGCTACTCGCTCGTCGGCGCCGCGGTGATCGTGACCTCCGGGGCGCTCGGCGACGTGTTCGGACGGCGGAAGATCTTCCTCGGCGGCCTGTTCCTGTTCATCGCGTCGTGC is a window encoding:
- a CDS encoding SDR family oxidoreductase, with the protein product MGSHEDRTYVVTGAASGIGAATAAALADAGARVIAADLAWDGAPSPGDVERVRLDVSQPGEWVVLAEQLRPAGGEPSIDGLVNAAGITRRARLHDATADDFAAAFAVNATGPALGIQALAPLMRDGASIVNVGSAAGTMAHYGIAYGASKWALRGITKTAAMELGPRGIRVNLVSPGFIETPMTASAPVAFRDANLVATPLARTGTPAQVAAVIVHLLSPDAAFVTATEIAVDGGLTGHGGGLPIARALTGD